One window of Toxotes jaculatrix isolate fToxJac2 chromosome 19, fToxJac2.pri, whole genome shotgun sequence genomic DNA carries:
- the fam89a gene encoding sprT-like domain-containing protein Spartan: protein MNGKSTNGTVGGMACIEGLPPLPKSLSGLLNSSGGSWREMERMYVKKTMIQDDLSRGRNNADNLLANKPANLDAALALLRKEMVGLRQQDMSLLCQLWSLHESIQEYKGSCQDLSAASSLSMMENGYFDEDDEYYPEPGATPTGEQPDGEVGDGTATMAAAKNGSGSGKDDSWDSFHVTI from the exons ATGAATGGTAAGTCAACGAACGGTACGGTGGGTGGGATGGCCTGTATCGAGGGTCTACCCCCGCTACCGAAGAGCCTGAGCGGCTTGCTGAACTCAAGCGGCGGCTCctggagagaaatggagaggatGTACGTGAAGAAAACCATGATCCAGGACGACCTGAGCCGAGGCAGGAACAACGCTGACAACCTGCTGGCGAACAAGCCGGCCAACCTCGACGCTGCCCTGGCTCTTCTTCGGAAAGAGATG GTGGGCTTGCGTCAGCAGGACATGTCCCTGCTGTGCCAGCTGTGGTCGCTCCACGAGTCCATCCAGGAGTACAAGGGCAGCTGCCAGGACCTGAGCGCCGCCTCCAGCCTCAGCATGATGGAGAACGGCTACTTTGACGAGGACGACGAGTATTACCCAGAGCCTGGTGCCACTCCCACCGGGGAACAGCCGGACGGGGAGGTCGGAGATGGGACGGCAACAATGGCTGCGGCCAAGAATGGGAGCGGCAGTGGCAAAGACGACAGCTGGGACTCCTTTCACGTTACCATCTGA
- the sprtn gene encoding DNA-dependent metalloprotease SPRTN codes for MDEDFLLAVQLQEQFDTEFESSLFSSNRFEDDGFGQSSKKRKVDVAAESGSVVPYWKPAAQPERPLSIVDESWEMLDPSPDVRAMFLEFNDMFFWGKLSGVEVKWSPRMTLCAGVCSYEGRGGLCSIRLSEPLLKLRPRKDLVETLLHEMIHALLFVTQNNRDRDGHGPEFCKHMNRINKASGTNISIYHSFHDEVDVYRQHWWRCNGPCQNRKPYFGYVKRAMNRAPSSLDPWWGDHQRTCGGTYTKIKEPEGYGKKGKNDGKKDGKAPGKSKPSSTTTGSGSQDIRNIIPFSGKGFVLGGKSQSSTSSSPSHKPPVPVGKISLSSPTSSPKKLFTPSSPAKTLTSPVHSGLDNTGISSAFPSVRPAASTGMKPPVKRSVSNTRVFVNINGSPVRIPKHHSSSSSQGAEKIKQRSIEDLFNSTGIRKSVGQSSFSNTNTKTDSLTSPTSIMSSTSPSSFFPKQHSSSSSSKSVVPNKGSPAKQTPNTKYFSQSNSDSTSGAAGGGQTSRKRPWDDRSSSASISDFFQKTLGSDSAASRESIKTKSPAVQQRTATSTATTTSSSSSSTSSLHSSAGLHSVTSSSSSSSSSTSSSSFALMVSCPVCQAKVQESKINEHLDSCLS; via the exons ATGGATGAGGATTTTCTGCTCGCGGTTCAGCTACAGGAGCAGTTTGACACCGAATTCGAGTCCTCGTTATTTTCATCCAACCGTTTTGAGGATGACGGCTTCGGGCAAAGCAGCAAGAAACGAAAAGTGGATGTAGCAGCTGAAAGTGGCAGTGTTGTTCCCTACTGGAAGCCGGCTGCTCAGCCCGAGAGGCCGCTGTCCATCGTGGACGAGTCCTGGGAGATGCTGGACCCCAGTCCCGATGTCAGAGCCATGTTTCTGGAGTTCAATGACATGTTCTTCTGGGGGAAACTCAGCGGTGTTGAGGTTAAGTGGAGCCCCAGAATGACACT gtgtgctggtgtgtgttctTATGAGGGCCGAGGTGGACTGTGCTCAATCAGACTGAGTGAGCCTCTGCTGAAGCTGAGGCCTAGGAAAGACCTGGTTGAG ACTCTCCTCCATGAAATGATTCACGCCCTCCTGTTTGTGACCCagaacaacagagacagagatggtcACGGACCCGAGTTCTGCAAACATATGAACCGGATCAACAAGGCCAGTGGGACGAATATTTCT ATCTACCACAGCTTCCACGATGAGGTTGATGTGTACCGGCAGCACTGGTGGCGATGCAACGGGCCCTGCCAGAACCGCAAGCCGTATTTTGGCTACGTCAAGAGGGCCATGAACCGGGCCCCGTCTTCTTTGGACCCGTGGTGGGGGGACCACCAGAGGACATGTGGCGGGACGTACACCAAGATCAAGGAGCCTGAAGGATATGGCAAAAAAGGCAAGAACGATGgcaaaaaagatggaaaagccCCAGGAAAAAGCAAACCTTCAAGTACAACTACAG GTTCTGGATCACAGGATATTAGGAATATTATCCCATTTAGTGGCAAAGGCTTCGTACTGGGAGGGAAGTCACAGTCCTCCAcgtcttcctctccatctcacaAACCACCAGTGCCTGTTGGGAAAATTTCTTTGTCCAgccccacctcctctcccaAGAAACTCTTCACCCCTTCATCCCCGGCTAAAACTCTCACCTCTCCTGTTCACTCTGGCCTGGATAACACTGGGATCTCCAGTGCCTTTCCCTCCGTCAGGCCAGCAGCGTCCACAGGGATGAAGCCACCTGTGAAGCGGTCTGTGAGTAATACGAGGGTTTTTGTCAACATCAACGGTTCACCGGTTAGAATCCCTAAACAccacagtagcagcagtagccaaggagcagagaaaataaaacaaaggtcCATTGAAGATCTTTTCAACAGCACAGGCATCAGGAAATCAGTGGGCCAATCCTCCTTTTCAAATACAAACACTAAAACAGATTCACTGACGTCACCAACAAGTATCATGAGTTCtacctctccctcttccttctttcctaAACAACACAGTTCTTCGTCTTCCAGCAAATCTGTAGTTCCAAACAAAGGCAGCCCTGCTAAACAAACACCAAATACCAAATATTTCAGTCAGTCCAACAGTGACAGTACATCAGGAGCTGCTGGTGGGGGTCAGACTTCGAGGAAGAGGCCGTGGGACGACCGCAGCAGCTCAGCCAGCATCTCTGACTTTTTCCAGAAAACGTTAGGCAGCGATTCAGCAGCATCGAGAGAGTCGATAAAGACAAAATCACCTGCAGTGCAGCAAAGAACTGCTACTTCCActgccaccaccacctcctcatcttcctcctctacaTCATCTCTTCATTCCTCTGCAGGATTGCACAGCgttacctcctcctcctcctcctcctcctcctctacatcGTCCTCCTCCTTTGCATTGATGGTCAGCTGTCCTGTGTGCCAAGCAAAAGTGCAGGAGTCAAAGATCAATGAGCATCTTGATTCCTGCCTCTCCTGA
- the exoc8 gene encoding exocyst complex component 8 has product MSETGNRLRKLLESPNFDPQNYVKQLSQQSDGDRDLQEHRQKIQNLADETAQNLKKNVYKNYRQFIETAKEISYLESEMYQLSHILTEQKSIMESITQALLSTDKDETSKEMQAAFPKETEELKQRTLTSLLEKVEGGKNIMDTPGRHLVYNGDLVEFDVDNMSPIQKVHAFLMNDCLLIATWLPNRRGTVKYKYNALYDLESFAVVNVKDNPPMKDMFKILMFPDSRIFQAENSKIKKEWLEILDETKKNKVTKDRHKKEEEPPTSPVRAEVSTNPFDEDDDDEPADAEERVNLSLEWIQELPEDLDVCIAQRDFEGAVDLLDKLNEYLKDQPVTQKVKELRSKVDERVRQLTEVLVFELSPDRSLRGGPKATRRAVSQLIRLGQSTKACELFLKNRAAAVQTAIRQLRIEGATLLYIHKLCNIFFTSLLETAKEFEMDFAGNTGCYSAFVVWSKSAMRMFVDAFSKQVFDSKESLSTAAECVKVAKEHCQQLTEIGLDLTFTLQSLLVKDIKAALQSYKDIIIEATKHRNSEEMWRRMNLMTPEALAKLKDEMRSCGMGSFEQYTGDDCWVNLSYTIVAFTKQMMSFLEEGLKLYFPELHMVLLESLREIILVAVQHVDYSLRCEQDPEKKAFIMQNATFLHDTVLPVVERRFEEGVGKPAKQLQDLRKSTRPVRINPESTTSVV; this is encoded by the exons ATGTCGGAAACGGGAAACCGACTGCGGAAACTGCTCGAGTCGCCTAATTTCGACCCGCAAAATTACGTCAAGCAGCTGTCCCAGCAGTCCGACGGCGACAGAGATCTGCAGGAGCATCgtcaaaaaatccaaaacttGGCCGACGAGACGGCCCAAAACCTGAAGAAAAATGTCTACAAGAACTACAGACAGTTCATCGAAACGGCCAAAGAGATTTCCTACCTGGAGAGTGAAATGTACCAGCTGAGCCACATCCTCACAGAGCAGAAGAGCATCATGGAGAGCATCACTCAGGCCCTGCTGTCCACTGATAAGGATGAGACCTCCAAAGAGATGCAGGCTGCCTTCCCCAAAGAAACAGAGGAGTTGAAGCAGAGGACGCTCACCTCGCTCCTGGAGAAGGTGGAGGGGGGTAAAAACATCATGGACACTCCGGGGAGACACCTTGTATACAATGGAGATCTTGTTGAGTTTGATGTGGACAACATGTCCCCCATCCAGAAGGTGCACGCCTTCCTCATGAATGACTGCCTGTTAATCGCCACCTGGCTGCCAAACCGTAGAGGCACTGTGAAGTATAAATACAACGCCCTGTACGACCTGGAGAGCTTTGCTGTGGTCAACGTGAAAGACAACCCCCCTATGAAGGACATGTTCAAGATCCTCATGTTCCCAGACAGTCGCATCTTCCAGGCAGAGAACAGCAAAATCAAGAAGGAGTGGCTGGAGATCCTGGACGAAACCAAGAAGAACAAAGTCACCAAGGACAGGcacaagaaagaggaggagccACCTACTTCCCCTGTAAGAGCGGAAGTGTCCACCAATCCTTTTGATGAGGACGATGATGACGAGCCAGCTGACGCTGAAGAACGTGTGAACCTCAGCCTTGAGTGGATTCAGGAGCTGCCAGAGGATCTGGACGTCTGCATTGCCCAGAGAGACTTCGAGGGCGCTGTGGACCTGCTGGACAAGCTCAATGAGTATCTCAAAGACCAGCCGGTCACCCAGAAGGTCAAAGAGCTCAGGTCGAAGGTGGATGAGCGTGTACGGCAGCTGACGGAGGTGCTGGTGTTCGAGCTGTCTCCAGATCGCTCGCTTCGTGGAGGACCTAAAGCCACCCGACGGGCTGTGTCCCAGCTGATCAGACTAg GCCAGTCTACGAAGGCCTGTGAGCTGTTTCTGAAGAACCGCGCTGCTGCCGTGCAGACAGCTATACGGCAGCTTCGCATTGAAGGAGCCACGCTGCTCTACATCCACAAACTCTGCAACATCTTCTTCACCAGCTTGCTGGAGACGGCCAAGGAGTTTGAAATGGATTTTGCGGGAAACACCGGGTGTTACTCTGCCTTTGTGGTCTGGTCCAAATCAGCCATGAGGATGTTTGTGGATGCCTTCAGCAAACAG GTGTTTGACAGTAAGGAGAGCCTGTcgacagcagcagagtgtgttaAAGTGGCTAAAGAACATTGTCAGCAGCTGACTGAGATCGGCCTGGACCTGACCTTCACCCTGCAGTCCCTGCTGGTCAAAGACATCAAAGCAGCCCTGCAGAGCTACAAGGACATCATCATCGAAGCCACCAAGCACCGAAACTCAGAGGagatgtggaggaggatgaaCCTCATGACCCCCGAGGCTCTGGCCAAACTCAAG gacgAGATGCGCAGCTGTGGCATGGGCAGTTTCGAGCAGTACACTGGTGATGACTGCTGGGTGAACCTGAGCTACACCATTGTGGCCTTCACAAAGCAAATGATGAGCTTCTTGGAGGAAGGCCTGAAACTCTACTTCCCTGAGCTGCACATGGTGCTGCTGGAGAGTCTGAGGGAGATCATCCTGGTGGCTGTCCAGCACGTGGACTACAGCCTCCGCTGTGAGCAGGATCCTGAGAAGAAGGCCTTCATCATGCAGAACGCCACCTTCCTCCACGACACCGTGCTTCCTGTTGTGGAGCGGAGGTTTGAGGAGGGCGTGGGCAAGCCGGCCAAACAACTGCAGGACCTGAGGAAGAGCACCAGGCCGGTTCGAATCAATCCGGAGAGCACCACATCTGTGGTCTGA